The Hemicordylus capensis ecotype Gifberg chromosome 6, rHemCap1.1.pri, whole genome shotgun sequence genome window below encodes:
- the LOC128328876 gene encoding C-type lection lectoxin-Enh3-like — protein sequence MAPLTCVNFWLLGFFISTLLQKADACPRQWLKYQGNCYGFFQKKLSWHEAEIDCQSYGRNTSLASILSWQEALIVSEHISAYMTEAGVDVWIGLHDINHNGNWKWSDGSAYNYRKWLRGEPNNLWKSESCVALRALAAYRRWIDAVCKKAKAYICKHEL from the exons ATGGCACCTCTGACCTGTGTAAACTTTTGGCTGCTTGGCTTCTTCATCTCAACTCTCCTCCAGAAAG CTGATGCTTGCCCAAGGCAGTGGCTGAAATACCAGGGCAACTGCTATGGCTTTTTCCAAAAGAAGTTGAGCTGGCATGAAGCTGAG ATTGACTGTCAGAGTTATGGTCGTAACACCAGCCTGGCCTCCATCCTCAGCTGGCAAGAAGCTCTTATAGTGTCTGAGCATATCTCTGCTTACATGACAGAAGCAGGAGTTGATGTCTGGATTGGTCTCCATGATATTAACCAT AATGGGAATTGGAAGTGGTCTGATGGGTCTGCATATAACTACAGAAAGTGGTTACGAGGGGAACCCAACAATCTATGGAAATCCGAGTCCTGTGTGGCTCTGAGGGCATTGGCAG CATATAGGAGATGGATTGATGCTGTTTGTAAGAAAGCAAAAGCCTACATCTGCAAACATGAGCTCTAG